A window of Mycolicibacterium fluoranthenivorans contains these coding sequences:
- the hypE gene encoding hydrogenase expression/formation protein HypE — MSEVTAIDPADWVCPLPLRETTRIVMGHGGGGILSEELIENLFLRAFGARGPSRDSAVLTVPAGRIAVSTDSYVVQPLFFPGGNIGDLAVNGTINDLAMSGAQPLGLTAGFILEEGLELEVLGRIAQSMGKAADHAGVGIVTGDTKVVGKGSADQLFVNTAGVGVIPAGVDIGPERACVGDDIIVSGAVGEHGVAIMSVRAGIDFGTVVTTDSAPLHRLVAAMLAADAPTGGIHALRDPTRGGLVAAVVEIARAARVGIALDEAAIPVPEAVASACGFLGLDPLQVANEGKLVAFVDPAVTEAVLAAMRARPDGVGAAVIGRVVAEHPGMAVGRTSFGTTRVIERELGEQLPRIC; from the coding sequence ATGTCTGAAGTGACCGCGATTGATCCGGCGGACTGGGTGTGCCCACTTCCCCTGCGGGAGACCACACGCATCGTGATGGGCCACGGTGGCGGCGGCATTTTGTCCGAGGAGCTGATCGAGAACCTCTTCCTGCGTGCGTTCGGCGCCCGGGGACCGTCGCGCGATTCGGCGGTGCTGACCGTGCCCGCCGGCCGGATCGCGGTCTCCACGGACTCATATGTGGTGCAGCCGTTGTTCTTTCCCGGCGGCAACATCGGCGACCTGGCCGTCAACGGAACCATCAACGACCTCGCCATGAGCGGCGCCCAGCCGCTGGGTCTGACGGCCGGCTTCATCCTCGAAGAGGGCCTCGAACTCGAAGTGCTCGGCCGGATCGCCCAGTCGATGGGCAAGGCGGCCGACCATGCCGGGGTCGGGATCGTCACGGGCGACACCAAGGTGGTCGGCAAGGGCAGCGCGGACCAGCTCTTCGTGAACACGGCCGGAGTGGGGGTGATCCCGGCCGGGGTGGACATCGGACCCGAGCGGGCATGCGTCGGTGACGACATCATTGTTTCCGGCGCCGTCGGTGAGCACGGCGTGGCGATCATGAGTGTGCGCGCGGGTATTGATTTCGGCACCGTCGTCACCACTGACAGCGCACCGCTGCACCGGTTGGTCGCCGCAATGCTGGCCGCGGATGCGCCCACCGGCGGTATCCATGCCCTGCGCGATCCGACCCGCGGCGGCCTGGTCGCCGCGGTGGTCGAGATCGCCAGGGCGGCGCGGGTCGGGATCGCGCTCGACGAAGCAGCGATCCCGGTGCCGGAGGCGGTGGCGTCGGCATGCGGGTTCTTGGGCCTGGATCCGCTTCAGGTGGCCAATGAGGGCAAGCTGGTGGCGTTCGTGGACCCGGCGGTCACCGAGGCAGTATTGGCGGCGATGAGAGCCCGGCCGGACGGGGTCGGCGCCGCAGTCATCGGCCGGGTCGTCGCCGAACATCCCGGTATGGCGGTTGGGCGCACTTCGTTCGGCACCACCCGGGTTATCGAACGTGAACTGGGCGAACAACTACCGCGCATCTGCTGA
- a CDS encoding HypC/HybG/HupF family hydrogenase formation chaperone translates to MCLGIPGKIVEIWEESGTRMATVDFGGTTKKVCLAYLPDLQIGEYTIVHAGFALNRLDEESANNTLNMFAELGILEDELAGVQPSAQTGERREPA, encoded by the coding sequence ATGTGCCTCGGAATCCCCGGCAAGATAGTCGAAATCTGGGAGGAGTCGGGTACCAGGATGGCCACGGTGGATTTCGGTGGTACCACCAAGAAGGTCTGCCTCGCTTACCTGCCCGACCTGCAGATCGGGGAGTACACCATCGTGCACGCCGGATTCGCCCTGAACCGGCTCGATGAGGAATCCGCCAACAACACCCTGAACATGTTCGCCGAACTCGGCATCCTTGAAGACGAACTCGCGGGTGTCCAGCCTTCGGCGCAGACCGGAGAACGTCGGGAGCCGGCGTGA
- the hypD gene encoding hydrogenase formation protein HypD produces the protein MKYLDEFRDPVAARALVDHIKRRASRTWTIMEVCGGQTHSIIRNGIDQLLGDAVEFIHGPGCPVCVTPLELIDRALEIAGRENVIFCSFGDMLRVPGSHEDLFSVRARGGDVRIVYSPLDATQIAAENPDKDVVFFGVGFETTAPANAMSVVHAQRLGLTNFSLLVSHVLVPPAMTAILSSPTNRVQGFLGAGHVCTVMGTSEYGPLVAEFGIPIVVSGFEPLDLLEGVRQLVDLLEDGKAELRNAYPRAVTAAGNLVAQQTLHDVFVVTDRSWRGIGMIEKSGWTLSPRYAEFDAEKKFGVGHLQVAESAECHSGEVLQGLLKPNECPAFGKSCTPRTPLGATMVSSEGACAAYYQFRRLDLAHV, from the coding sequence GTGAAGTACCTCGATGAATTCCGTGACCCCGTTGCGGCCCGGGCGCTCGTCGACCACATCAAGCGCCGAGCCAGCCGTACCTGGACGATCATGGAAGTCTGCGGTGGACAGACTCATTCGATCATCCGTAACGGTATCGACCAACTACTGGGCGACGCCGTCGAGTTCATCCACGGCCCGGGTTGCCCGGTGTGCGTGACGCCCCTGGAATTGATCGACAGGGCCCTCGAGATCGCCGGGCGCGAGAACGTCATCTTCTGCTCATTCGGCGATATGTTGCGCGTACCGGGCAGTCACGAGGACCTGTTCAGCGTGCGTGCCCGCGGCGGGGATGTGCGGATCGTGTACTCGCCGTTGGACGCCACGCAGATCGCGGCGGAGAACCCGGATAAGGATGTGGTGTTCTTCGGGGTGGGCTTCGAGACCACCGCCCCGGCCAACGCCATGTCGGTGGTGCATGCCCAACGGCTGGGGCTGACGAACTTCTCGCTGCTGGTATCGCATGTGCTGGTGCCGCCGGCGATGACGGCCATCTTGTCCTCGCCGACCAACCGGGTCCAGGGTTTCCTCGGCGCGGGGCACGTGTGCACCGTGATGGGCACCTCCGAATACGGGCCGCTCGTTGCGGAGTTCGGCATCCCGATCGTGGTGTCGGGCTTCGAGCCGCTCGACCTGCTCGAAGGAGTCCGCCAGCTCGTCGACCTGCTCGAAGACGGTAAGGCCGAACTGCGTAACGCCTACCCCCGGGCGGTCACCGCGGCCGGGAATCTGGTGGCCCAGCAGACGTTGCACGACGTCTTTGTGGTCACCGACCGATCGTGGCGCGGTATCGGCATGATCGAAAAATCGGGCTGGACGCTGTCACCGCGCTACGCGGAGTTCGACGCCGAGAAGAAGTTCGGGGTCGGCCACCTGCAGGTCGCAGAATCCGCCGAATGTCACAGTGGTGAGGTGTTGCAGGGCCTCCTGAAACCTAATGAGTGCCCGGCTTTCGGGAAATCCTGCACTCCTCGCACGCCGCTGGGCGCGACGATGGTGTCCAGTGAAGGGGCGTGCGCGGCGTACTACCAGTTCCGCAGGCTGGATCTTGCCCATGTCTGA
- the hypF gene encoding carbamoyltransferase HypF, whose protein sequence is MKRVLPSPVATVRTRVDITGVVQGVGFRPAVARIADARGVTGFVYNDSGSVHCEFEGADVDVDGAVEDIRRAPPPMARIDSIVRTVLAPTGAGDFRIIDSTPAGSGRTLVPPDIASCADCLREMRDPTDRRYRHPFITCTNCGPRYTVITDLPYDRPATTMAQFAMCARCAAEYRDPRDRRFHAQTIACPDCGPVLQWSGPDGDADPIGAAVAMIDTGGIVAVKGIGGYHLACRADSTTAIAELRRRKSRPAKPFAVMTPDLEAARGIAEISDASARLLSSAAAPIVLVPRSGAGVCSLVAPGLRDIGVMLAYSPIHHLLFERLGTTPLVMTSANAGGSPIVFRDGDLSWITGLADGVLSHDRPIHVACEDSVLTVDDRGATLPLRRSRGYAPLPVSVPVADGPVILATGGDLKTTFCLLGSDGHAHLSSHLGDMADPRTQSCFSATLEHLARMTDRRHGRIVCDMHPGYATTRWAQRRGGPISYVQHHHAHAMSLLAEHARLGSPMLAVTYDGTGYGPDGTIWGGEVLALSGACGFTRVGHLAPFALPGGDGAVHQPARIALDLLHRAGVRWDTDLPPVSAVGETGRHVLAQQIPRGIGCVATTSMGRLFDGVSSLLGVCQQVTYEGQAAIELEHFARAGGPGARAVDFEIRDGVMDPTPAIIGLVDGIRAGAAVPELAWAFHQAVIRATVAVAAERALAAAIPTIGLTGGVFANRLLLEGIRNGLADRGFEVLTHSVVPCNDGGLALGQAAVAAADRRSSTEGSGICASESPAR, encoded by the coding sequence ATGAAGCGTGTTCTACCGTCGCCCGTCGCGACGGTGCGGACGAGGGTCGACATCACCGGCGTAGTCCAAGGTGTCGGGTTTCGTCCCGCTGTGGCGCGGATCGCCGACGCGCGCGGTGTGACCGGATTCGTGTACAACGACTCCGGCTCGGTGCACTGCGAATTCGAGGGTGCCGACGTCGACGTCGACGGCGCCGTGGAGGATATCCGCCGCGCGCCGCCACCGATGGCGCGCATCGACAGCATCGTGCGGACAGTCCTCGCGCCGACCGGTGCCGGTGACTTCCGCATCATCGACAGCACTCCGGCTGGGTCGGGCCGCACCCTCGTGCCCCCCGATATCGCCAGCTGCGCCGATTGTCTGCGCGAGATGCGCGACCCCACCGACCGGCGCTACCGGCACCCGTTCATCACCTGCACCAACTGCGGCCCGCGCTACACCGTCATCACCGACCTGCCCTACGACCGGCCCGCCACCACGATGGCGCAGTTCGCGATGTGCGCCCGGTGTGCCGCTGAGTACCGAGATCCCAGGGATCGCCGATTCCATGCTCAGACCATCGCATGTCCCGACTGCGGCCCGGTACTGCAGTGGTCGGGGCCGGATGGCGATGCGGACCCTATCGGCGCGGCCGTCGCGATGATCGACACCGGCGGGATCGTCGCGGTGAAGGGGATCGGCGGCTACCACCTGGCGTGCCGGGCCGACTCGACTACGGCCATCGCCGAGCTGCGACGGCGAAAATCGCGGCCGGCCAAGCCGTTCGCGGTGATGACACCCGATCTCGAAGCCGCCCGTGGCATCGCGGAGATCTCCGATGCCTCGGCGCGGCTGTTGTCGTCCGCTGCGGCGCCGATCGTGCTGGTGCCCCGATCCGGTGCCGGCGTCTGTTCGCTGGTGGCGCCCGGCCTGCGCGATATCGGGGTGATGCTGGCCTACTCGCCGATCCATCACCTGCTCTTCGAGCGATTGGGCACGACACCATTGGTGATGACCTCTGCCAACGCGGGTGGGTCACCGATCGTCTTCCGGGACGGCGACCTGAGTTGGATCACCGGGCTTGCCGACGGCGTGCTGTCCCACGACCGGCCCATTCACGTTGCGTGTGAGGACTCGGTGCTGACCGTCGACGATCGGGGCGCCACGCTGCCCTTGCGCCGGTCTCGGGGATACGCGCCACTGCCGGTGTCGGTTCCGGTTGCCGACGGACCCGTCATCCTGGCGACGGGCGGCGATCTCAAGACGACCTTCTGCCTGCTGGGGTCCGATGGACATGCACACCTGTCATCGCACCTGGGGGATATGGCAGACCCGCGCACGCAGTCCTGCTTCTCGGCGACGCTCGAGCACCTGGCGCGCATGACGGACCGGCGCCACGGGCGCATCGTCTGCGATATGCACCCCGGATATGCGACCACTCGCTGGGCGCAACGCCGGGGTGGACCGATCAGTTATGTGCAGCATCATCATGCCCACGCGATGTCGCTGCTGGCCGAGCACGCCCGCCTCGGCAGCCCGATGCTCGCGGTCACCTACGACGGAACCGGCTACGGCCCCGACGGCACCATCTGGGGCGGTGAAGTTCTGGCGCTCTCGGGTGCATGCGGATTCACCCGGGTGGGACATCTGGCACCCTTCGCGTTGCCCGGCGGTGACGGTGCCGTACACCAGCCCGCCCGGATCGCACTCGACCTCCTGCACCGGGCGGGTGTCCGGTGGGATACGGACCTGCCTCCGGTCTCGGCCGTGGGCGAGACCGGCCGACACGTACTGGCCCAGCAGATTCCACGTGGGATCGGGTGCGTCGCGACGACCAGCATGGGGCGGCTGTTCGACGGCGTGTCCAGCCTGCTGGGCGTCTGCCAACAGGTCACCTACGAAGGCCAGGCCGCCATCGAGCTGGAGCACTTCGCGCGCGCGGGCGGGCCGGGAGCGCGGGCCGTGGATTTCGAGATCCGCGACGGTGTCATGGACCCGACGCCGGCGATCATCGGATTGGTCGACGGGATACGTGCGGGTGCGGCTGTGCCGGAGTTGGCGTGGGCGTTCCATCAGGCCGTGATCAGGGCCACCGTGGCAGTGGCCGCCGAGCGCGCGCTGGCCGCCGCGATCCCCACCATCGGGCTGACGGGTGGGGTCTTCGCCAATCGTCTTTTGCTCGAAGGCATTCGAAACGGTCTGGCCGATCGTGGCTTCGAAGTGCTCACCCACAGTGTCGTGCCGTGTAATGACGGCGGCCTGGCCCTGGGCCAGGCCGCCGTCGCGGCCGCAGACAGGCGATCCTCGACAGAAGGAAGTGGCATATGTGCCTCGGAATCCCCGGCAAGATAG
- a CDS encoding AraC family transcriptional regulator, with amino-acid sequence MSRLKRLGFIDVRHTEDPVRRKVRSRGVPPALTGNEIFYTENIREATTLLGQALSPLALHVADEHTDGFAAGMHGVRLRNVSMLYFDLHVPATIDIPRLGNYVAVHIPMNGSALVSHRGNTFEANSICSAVCSPGDPLTMRLDLDSPQLVIRIEESAMTAYLTRIIGRSLAQPLAFEPQFDLTSEAAMRWHAAVQLIHTEVFHPGSLVGRGQGIGAVEDLVMSSLLHLQPSNYHTEFTSPGRTAKRKAVVQAAVEYLDDHLAEHITMNSVAEAVHMSVRAVQQGFHEQLGMTPMTYLRERRLERVHEELMDATPADGITVTSVAERWGFHHLGSFGVEYRKRWGESPSQTLRR; translated from the coding sequence ATGTCACGCCTGAAGCGCCTCGGATTCATCGACGTCCGCCATACCGAAGACCCGGTTCGGCGAAAAGTCCGGTCGCGCGGCGTGCCTCCCGCCTTGACCGGCAACGAGATCTTCTACACCGAGAACATCCGCGAGGCCACCACGTTGCTGGGCCAGGCGTTGTCGCCGTTGGCACTGCACGTTGCCGACGAGCACACCGACGGATTCGCCGCAGGCATGCACGGGGTACGTCTGCGCAATGTCAGCATGCTGTACTTCGACCTGCACGTGCCCGCCACGATCGACATCCCGAGATTGGGCAACTATGTCGCCGTGCACATACCGATGAACGGCAGCGCACTGGTCAGCCACCGCGGCAACACCTTCGAGGCGAACAGCATCTGCTCGGCGGTATGCAGCCCAGGCGACCCGCTGACCATGCGCCTCGATCTGGACTCCCCACAGCTGGTCATCCGGATCGAGGAGTCGGCGATGACGGCCTACCTGACCCGGATCATCGGACGCAGCCTTGCGCAGCCTCTGGCTTTTGAACCCCAATTCGACCTCACCAGCGAGGCCGCGATGCGTTGGCATGCTGCCGTACAGCTTATTCACACCGAGGTGTTCCACCCTGGTTCGCTGGTCGGGCGTGGGCAGGGTATCGGCGCCGTCGAAGATCTGGTGATGAGCAGTCTGCTGCACCTGCAACCGTCGAACTACCACACCGAGTTCACGTCACCGGGGCGCACGGCCAAACGCAAAGCGGTGGTTCAGGCAGCTGTCGAGTACCTGGACGACCATCTCGCCGAGCACATCACGATGAACTCGGTCGCCGAAGCCGTGCACATGAGTGTGCGGGCAGTCCAACAGGGTTTCCACGAGCAGCTCGGTATGACGCCGATGACCTATCTGCGTGAGCGACGCCTGGAGCGGGTCCATGAGGAACTCATGGATGCCACACCAGCCGACGGCATCACGGTGACATCGGTCGCCGAACGATGGGGGTTTCACCACCTCGGCAGTTTCGGTGTCGAGTACCGCAAGCGCTGGGGCGAGTCACCATCGCAAACCCTGCGCCGCTGA
- a CDS encoding hydrogenase yields MASVLWFQGGACSGNTMSFLNADEPNVVDLIVDFGLDLLWHPSLGLELGKNAQKVFNDCASGERPLDIFVFEGSVIEAHGGRMDMFADRPMKDWVTDLAGAAQIVVAIGDCACWGGIPAMEPNPSQSTGLQFHKRGKGGFLGPDFKSKMGLPVINIPGCPAHPDWITQILVALATGRAGDLTLDELHRPETFFKTFTQTGCTRVQFFEYKQSTMSFGEGTRTGCLFYEFGCRGPMTHSPCNRILWNRQSSKTRAGMPCLGCTEPEFPHFDLAPGTVFKTQKVSGVIPKEVPEGTDHLTYMAHAAAARIAAPQWSKEDMFVV; encoded by the coding sequence ATGGCTTCGGTGCTGTGGTTTCAAGGAGGTGCGTGCAGTGGTAACACCATGTCGTTCCTCAACGCCGACGAGCCCAATGTCGTCGACCTGATCGTGGATTTCGGGCTCGATCTGCTCTGGCATCCATCGCTGGGTCTTGAATTGGGTAAGAACGCGCAGAAGGTCTTCAACGACTGCGCGAGCGGCGAACGCCCACTTGACATCTTCGTCTTCGAGGGCAGCGTCATCGAAGCGCATGGCGGACGGATGGACATGTTCGCCGACCGGCCGATGAAGGACTGGGTCACCGACCTCGCCGGCGCTGCACAGATCGTCGTCGCGATCGGTGATTGCGCCTGCTGGGGTGGTATACCCGCGATGGAGCCCAACCCGTCACAGTCCACCGGACTGCAGTTCCACAAGCGCGGTAAGGGCGGCTTTCTCGGCCCGGACTTCAAGTCGAAGATGGGTTTGCCCGTCATCAACATTCCCGGCTGTCCGGCCCATCCGGACTGGATCACCCAGATCCTTGTCGCCTTGGCCACCGGCCGTGCCGGCGACCTGACACTGGATGAACTGCACCGCCCTGAGACGTTCTTCAAGACCTTCACCCAAACCGGTTGCACCCGTGTGCAATTCTTCGAGTACAAGCAGTCGACGATGTCGTTCGGCGAAGGAACCCGCACCGGGTGCCTGTTCTACGAGTTCGGCTGCCGCGGGCCGATGACCCATTCGCCGTGCAACCGGATCCTGTGGAACCGCCAGTCCTCCAAGACGCGGGCCGGGATGCCGTGCCTGGGCTGCACCGAGCCGGAGTTCCCGCACTTCGATCTGGCGCCGGGCACCGTGTTCAAGACGCAGAAGGTCAGCGGGGTCATTCCCAAGGAGGTGCCCGAGGGCACCGATCACCTGACGTACATGGCGCACGCCGCGGCGGCCCGCATCGCCGCACCGCAGTGGTCCAAGGAAGACATGTTCGTGGTCTAG
- the hypB gene encoding hydrogenase nickel incorporation protein HypB, with protein sequence MGRFHRHDDGTVHSHEAGHDHGDHSGYDTGSQRIDVLESIFAENDVRADINRAAFETNGVRALNLMSSPGSGKTTVLAATLDELRGDISVGVIEGDIATDLDAAKLAGRGAQVSLLNTSNGFGGECHLDAPMVNRALAGLDLAALDLVIVENVGNLVCPAEFDVGEHAKVMVYSLTEGEDKPLKYPVMFRSVDVVLLNKIDLEPHLDADVATYIDHVHQVNPHALVLPLSARTGAGMSAWFDWLREFACHAAEPTIAPSVRLER encoded by the coding sequence ATGGGTAGATTCCACCGTCACGACGACGGCACGGTGCACAGCCACGAGGCCGGCCACGACCATGGTGACCACAGCGGGTACGACACCGGGTCGCAGCGTATCGACGTGCTGGAGTCGATCTTCGCCGAGAACGACGTGCGGGCCGATATCAATCGGGCCGCCTTCGAGACCAACGGCGTCCGCGCGCTCAACCTGATGAGTTCACCGGGGTCCGGCAAGACCACGGTGCTCGCGGCCACGCTCGACGAGCTCCGCGGCGATATCTCAGTCGGTGTGATCGAGGGCGATATCGCCACCGACCTCGACGCCGCCAAACTTGCCGGCCGCGGAGCACAGGTGTCGCTTCTGAACACCAGCAACGGTTTCGGCGGCGAATGCCATCTGGATGCACCGATGGTGAACCGGGCGTTGGCCGGACTCGACCTGGCCGCCCTCGACCTCGTGATCGTCGAGAATGTCGGAAACCTGGTCTGCCCGGCCGAATTCGACGTCGGCGAGCATGCCAAGGTGATGGTGTACTCGCTCACCGAAGGTGAGGACAAGCCGCTGAAATATCCGGTCATGTTCCGCTCGGTGGACGTGGTACTGCTCAACAAGATCGATCTCGAACCGCATCTGGATGCCGATGTCGCGACCTACATCGACCACGTGCATCAGGTGAACCCGCACGCATTGGTGCTTCCGCTGAGCGCGCGCACCGGGGCGGGCATGTCGGCCTGGTTTGACTGGCTGCGCGAATTCGCCTGCCATGCCGCCGAACCCACCATCGCGCCCTCGGTCCGCCTAGAGCGGTGA
- a CDS encoding DUF1641 domain-containing protein yields MTANGQVLYVSPADQVRAKLDDPRVAAALNDLLEHADLLAILVSGLDGLVRRSDEISDSVTSAIGEFKGEVNTPLKSVDLAGLAGTFATLSGKVIEATPALNSLLGSSLVDPRAAEVLGQLGAALVEAKSATARNPEGPKGFFGILKSAKDPDAVRGLGFLLQVAKAFGRQLATR; encoded by the coding sequence ATGACAGCGAACGGCCAGGTTCTGTACGTGTCGCCCGCCGATCAAGTCCGCGCCAAGCTGGACGATCCCCGGGTGGCCGCAGCGCTCAACGATCTCCTCGAACACGCCGACCTACTGGCAATTCTGGTGTCCGGCCTCGACGGACTGGTGCGCCGCAGCGATGAGATCAGCGATTCCGTGACTTCGGCGATCGGTGAGTTCAAGGGTGAGGTGAACACGCCGCTGAAATCGGTGGACCTGGCGGGCTTGGCGGGCACTTTCGCGACGCTCTCGGGAAAGGTGATCGAGGCGACGCCCGCGCTGAATTCTCTTCTCGGGTCAAGCCTGGTCGATCCGCGGGCGGCCGAGGTGCTCGGGCAACTCGGTGCGGCACTCGTCGAGGCGAAGTCTGCCACCGCGCGCAATCCCGAGGGCCCGAAGGGATTCTTCGGAATCCTCAAATCGGCCAAGGACCCCGATGCGGTCCGCGGCCTCGGGTTCCTGCTGCAGGTGGCCAAGGCATTCGGTAGACAACTGGCCACCCGATGA
- a CDS encoding Lrp/AsnC family transcriptional regulator produces MREQSASPRARLAPAPKDVRPAELDDIDRRMLLALHADARISNSALADIVGIAPSTCHGRLRRLQDIGVIRGFYTDIDPAAVGLTMQAMISVSLQSNARGRIRDFIANIRKRPQVMDVYFLAGGDDFILHVAARDTDDLRAFVVENLNADADVAGTQTSLIFEHLRGASPL; encoded by the coding sequence ATGCGTGAACAATCAGCATCACCGCGTGCGCGTCTGGCGCCCGCGCCGAAGGATGTTCGGCCGGCGGAGCTCGACGATATCGACCGGCGCATGCTGCTGGCCCTGCACGCCGACGCCCGCATCTCCAACAGCGCGCTGGCCGATATCGTCGGCATCGCCCCGTCGACCTGTCATGGCCGGCTACGCCGCCTGCAGGACATCGGGGTGATCCGCGGGTTCTATACCGATATCGATCCGGCGGCGGTGGGGCTGACGATGCAGGCCATGATCTCGGTGAGCCTGCAGTCCAACGCGCGCGGGCGAATCCGGGACTTCATCGCCAACATCCGCAAGCGGCCCCAGGTCATGGACGTGTACTTCCTGGCCGGTGGGGACGATTTCATCCTGCATGTGGCCGCGCGGGACACCGATGATCTGCGCGCGTTCGTGGTGGAGAACCTCAATGCCGATGCCGATGTGGCCGGTACGCAGACCTCGTTGATCTTCGAGCATCTGCGGGGCGCGTCACCGCTCTAG
- a CDS encoding hydrogenase maturation nickel metallochaperone HypA encodes MHELSLCQAIAGVVKSHAAGRRVSVVRVQVGALRQVVPDALAFCWTLLRDFEDLAEAELELDLVVAEVSCRACGAGSQIASRFSVACPQCGSADVDVVHGHEFLVTSIEIGDLPAVRSTEGVQNG; translated from the coding sequence GTGCATGAGCTGTCACTGTGCCAAGCAATAGCCGGTGTCGTGAAATCCCACGCCGCCGGCCGGCGCGTGAGCGTCGTGCGGGTTCAGGTCGGTGCCCTCCGTCAGGTCGTACCCGATGCGCTGGCGTTCTGCTGGACCCTGCTGCGCGACTTCGAGGACCTGGCCGAGGCCGAGCTGGAACTGGACCTGGTGGTCGCCGAGGTGTCATGCCGAGCGTGTGGGGCGGGTTCGCAGATCGCATCGCGGTTCTCTGTCGCATGCCCGCAGTGCGGCAGCGCCGACGTCGACGTGGTGCACGGCCACGAGTTTCTGGTCACATCGATCGAGATCGGCGATCTACCTGCTGTCAGATCAACGGAAGGTGTTCAAAATGGGTAG
- the ald gene encoding alanine dehydrogenase, producing the protein MRVGIPTEIKNNEFRVAITPAGVAELTRRGHEVLIQAGAGEGSALSDSDYKAVGAQIVATADEVWAEADLLLKVKEPIEAEYSRLRKGQTLFTYLHLAASRPCTDALLASGTTSIAYETVQTADNALPLLAPMSEVAGRLAAQVGAYHLMRTQGGRGVLMGGVPGVAPAKVVVIGGGMAGDNAAAVAWGMGAHVTVFDLNVNTLRKIDAEYGGAIETRYSSSLDLEDAVKQADLVIGAVLVPGAKAPKLVTNATVAQMKSGAVLVDIAIDQGGCFEDSRPTTHDDPTFAVHDTVFYCVANMPGAVPRTSTYALTNATMPYVLKLADKGWQAACAADAALAKGLSTHEGALLNEHVANDLDLAFTDPSTVLI; encoded by the coding sequence ATGCGCGTCGGCATCCCGACCGAGATCAAGAACAACGAGTTCCGCGTCGCCATCACCCCGGCCGGCGTGGCCGAACTGACCCGCCGTGGCCACGAGGTCCTCATCCAGGCCGGCGCGGGTGAGGGTTCGGCACTGTCCGACAGCGACTACAAGGCCGTCGGCGCCCAGATCGTCGCCACCGCCGATGAGGTGTGGGCCGAGGCCGACCTGCTGCTGAAGGTCAAGGAACCCATCGAGGCCGAGTACTCGCGCCTGCGCAAGGGCCAGACCCTGTTCACCTACCTGCACCTGGCCGCGTCCAGGCCGTGCACCGATGCCCTGCTGGCCTCGGGTACCACCTCGATCGCGTACGAGACCGTGCAGACCGCCGACAATGCGCTGCCACTGCTGGCCCCCATGAGCGAGGTCGCGGGCCGGCTGGCCGCCCAGGTCGGCGCTTACCACCTGATGCGCACCCAGGGCGGTCGCGGCGTCCTGATGGGTGGTGTCCCCGGTGTCGCCCCCGCCAAGGTCGTCGTCATCGGCGGCGGTATGGCCGGTGACAACGCAGCCGCCGTGGCCTGGGGTATGGGCGCGCACGTCACCGTGTTCGACCTCAACGTCAACACCCTGCGCAAGATCGATGCCGAGTACGGCGGCGCCATCGAAACCCGCTACTCCTCGAGCCTGGACCTCGAAGATGCGGTCAAGCAAGCCGATCTGGTCATCGGCGCGGTCCTGGTGCCCGGCGCCAAGGCGCCCAAGCTGGTCACCAATGCGACTGTCGCCCAGATGAAGTCCGGTGCAGTCCTGGTCGACATCGCGATCGACCAGGGTGGCTGCTTCGAGGATTCCCGGCCCACCACCCACGACGACCCGACCTTCGCGGTGCACGACACGGTGTTCTACTGCGTGGCCAACATGCCGGGCGCGGTGCCGCGGACGTCGACCTACGCGCTCACCAACGCCACCATGCCGTACGTGCTCAAGCTCGCCGACAAGGGGTGGCAGGCTGCGTGCGCCGCGGATGCCGCACTGGCCAAGGGACTCTCGACACACGAGGGCGCACTGCTCAACGAGCACGTCGCCAACGACCTCGACCTGGCGTTCACCGACCCGTCGACCGTCCTGATCTGA